From one Thalassospira lucentensis genomic stretch:
- a CDS encoding substrate-binding periplasmic protein yields the protein MPMLVLPCIVLSAIINHAHAASDACEQIVVGGAAGWEPISYLGSNGHAQGISIDILRRYTQENNISLKVHLEVPWNRSIQMLEAGEIDVMAGAYYTAERAMTFIYSLPYASDDVMVFQHVDRQFSVHSIDSLIGHSGARPQGGSYGDFIDRFATDRLDMIYSPTGNRIFDILMNGRVDYVLLGRYDGMANVAIDGIDQQVIAIEPPLAVNEVQFMFSRSSPCVRHVARINSLITELNDSGQLSEWVAFHLPKSNSN from the coding sequence ATGCCTATGCTTGTCCTGCCTTGCATTGTCCTGTCCGCAATCATCAATCATGCCCATGCCGCATCTGATGCCTGCGAACAGATTGTTGTTGGCGGTGCCGCAGGATGGGAACCGATCTCTTACTTAGGCAGTAACGGCCACGCGCAAGGTATTTCGATTGATATCCTGCGTCGATACACACAGGAAAATAATATCAGCCTGAAAGTGCATCTTGAAGTCCCATGGAACCGGTCGATCCAGATGCTCGAAGCCGGTGAAATCGATGTGATGGCGGGAGCCTATTACACAGCCGAACGCGCGATGACTTTCATTTATTCACTTCCTTATGCATCCGATGATGTGATGGTCTTTCAGCATGTTGACCGACAATTTTCAGTTCACAGCATAGACAGCCTCATCGGTCACAGCGGTGCGCGCCCCCAAGGCGGAAGCTACGGCGATTTCATTGACCGGTTTGCCACTGATAGGCTCGACATGATTTATTCACCAACCGGCAACCGCATATTCGATATCCTGATGAACGGTCGGGTCGATTATGTATTGCTCGGGCGATATGACGGCATGGCCAATGTCGCGATTGACGGCATCGACCAACAGGTTATTGCCATTGAACCACCACTGGCCGTGAACGAAGTTCAATTCATGTTTTCGCGCAGCAGCCCGTGCGTGCGGCATGTCGCCCGGATCAACAGCTTGATCACTGAACTGAACGACAGCGGGCAGCTTTCCGAATGGGTTGCCTTTCACCTGCCCAAATCTAACAGCAACTGA
- a CDS encoding Zn-dependent hydrolase has protein sequence MTVQPSVRNLSINGDRLWDSLMEMAKIGKTAKDGVCRLALTDLDRESRDLFIKWCKAEGCTIRIDKMGNIFARREGRNPDLPPVVMGSHLDSQPTGGKYDGVYGVLSGLEVIRALNEAKYETEAPLEVVCWTNEEGSRFAPAMVASGVFAKVFDLEYGHSRADVDGKTMGEELKRIGYLGDDEATIDAHPMGAYFEAHIEQGPILEDEGKDIGIVTDAQGQRWYEIKFTGVEAHAGPTPMKTRKDALLGAARVVDLVNRIGLDRSPLACATVGMMQIHPNSRNVIPGEVFFTVDFRHPDDAVLADMDKALRDGVDKIASEIGLKTEFEQIFYYEPVPFDKTCVDAVRNAVEIGGYSAREIVSGAGHDACYLAQVTPTAMIFIPCVDGISHNEIEEVHKHWSDAGGQVLLHAVLAKADETVMTQSV, from the coding sequence ATGACCGTTCAACCAAGTGTGCGCAATCTGTCGATCAATGGTGACCGGCTTTGGGACAGCCTGATGGAAATGGCAAAGATCGGCAAAACCGCCAAGGATGGCGTTTGCCGATTGGCGCTGACCGATCTGGATCGTGAGAGCCGAGACTTGTTCATCAAATGGTGCAAGGCCGAGGGTTGCACGATCCGCATCGACAAGATGGGCAATATCTTTGCGCGCCGTGAAGGACGCAATCCCGATCTGCCGCCGGTGGTGATGGGAAGCCATCTGGACAGCCAGCCGACAGGGGGCAAATATGATGGTGTTTATGGCGTGCTTTCGGGGCTTGAAGTAATCCGGGCTCTGAACGAAGCCAAATACGAAACTGAAGCACCTCTTGAAGTCGTTTGCTGGACCAACGAAGAAGGGTCGCGCTTTGCCCCGGCGATGGTCGCATCGGGCGTGTTTGCCAAGGTTTTCGACCTTGAATACGGTCATTCACGGGCCGATGTCGATGGCAAGACGATGGGCGAGGAATTGAAGCGTATCGGCTATCTTGGCGATGACGAAGCCACGATTGATGCCCATCCGATGGGGGCCTATTTCGAGGCACATATCGAGCAGGGCCCGATCCTTGAAGACGAAGGCAAGGATATCGGCATCGTCACCGATGCTCAGGGGCAACGCTGGTATGAAATCAAATTCACCGGTGTCGAAGCACATGCTGGACCGACCCCGATGAAAACCCGTAAGGATGCGTTGCTGGGGGCGGCCCGGGTGGTTGATCTGGTCAACAGAATCGGTCTGGATCGATCCCCACTGGCCTGTGCCACGGTTGGCATGATGCAAATCCATCCGAACTCACGCAATGTTATCCCGGGTGAGGTGTTCTTTACCGTTGATTTCCGCCATCCAGATGACGCGGTCCTGGCCGATATGGACAAGGCTCTGCGCGATGGTGTTGATAAAATTGCATCCGAAATCGGCCTTAAAACCGAGTTTGAGCAGATTTTCTATTACGAGCCGGTTCCGTTTGACAAAACCTGCGTCGACGCGGTTCGCAATGCCGTTGAAATCGGTGGATATTCCGCGCGCGAGATTGTGTCGGGTGCGGGGCATGATGCCTGCTATCTGGCGCAGGTGACCCCGACCGCGATGATTTTTATCCCGTGTGTCGATGGTATTTCCCATAACGAGATTGAGGAAGTTCACAAGCACTGGTCAGATGCGGGAGGGCAGGTTTTGCTACATGCCGTTCTGGCCAAGGCCGACGAGACGGTCATGACACAATCGGTTTAG
- the preA gene encoding NAD-dependent dihydropyrimidine dehydrogenase subunit PreA — MADLSCKIAGIDSLNPFWLASAPPTDKKYNVVRAFQAGWGGVVWKTLGIDPPVVNVSSRYGAHHDQNRRLLGINNIELISDRPLSVNLQEIRECRKEYPDHVIIGSMMAPIEERAWKDLAQQIAESGVHGIELNLGCPHGMCERGMGSAIGQVPEMVEQVTRWVKDAVDIPVFTKLTPNITNILWSAEAALKGGADAVSLINTVNSIISVDLDSMVPEPMVDGKGTHGGYCGSAVKPIALNMVAEIARTPETRDLHISGIGGITTWKDAVEFMALGSNAVQVCTAAMIYGFRVVDDLIDGMSQWMDDKGYTSVEQFTRAAVPQVANWNELNMNFDTKAVINPDNCIECGRCHIACEDTSHQAIAMNVKEDGHREFVVIDEECVGCNLCYHICPVPDCITMEPVKTDKPYMTWPEHPLNPMRQAAE, encoded by the coding sequence ATGGCTGATCTAAGCTGCAAAATTGCCGGGATTGATTCACTCAACCCGTTCTGGCTGGCCTCCGCACCGCCGACCGACAAGAAATACAACGTTGTTCGCGCATTTCAGGCCGGATGGGGCGGGGTTGTGTGGAAGACGCTGGGGATTGATCCGCCAGTGGTTAACGTATCGTCGCGCTATGGTGCCCATCATGATCAGAACCGCCGTTTGCTTGGTATCAACAATATCGAACTGATTTCCGACCGGCCGCTTTCGGTCAACCTTCAGGAAATCCGTGAATGCCGTAAAGAATATCCCGACCATGTGATCATCGGATCGATGATGGCCCCGATTGAAGAACGGGCGTGGAAGGATTTGGCACAGCAGATTGCCGAAAGTGGTGTGCATGGCATCGAGCTTAACCTTGGTTGCCCGCACGGCATGTGCGAACGCGGCATGGGATCGGCGATCGGGCAGGTGCCTGAAATGGTCGAACAGGTCACCCGCTGGGTCAAGGATGCGGTTGATATTCCGGTCTTTACCAAACTGACGCCAAACATCACCAATATCCTGTGGTCGGCAGAGGCCGCGTTAAAAGGCGGGGCGGATGCCGTGTCGCTTATTAACACCGTTAACTCGATCATTTCGGTCGATCTTGACAGCATGGTTCCCGAACCGATGGTTGATGGCAAGGGTACGCATGGCGGTTATTGCGGATCGGCGGTAAAGCCGATTGCCCTTAACATGGTGGCCGAAATTGCCCGCACGCCGGAAACCCGCGATCTGCATATTTCCGGCATCGGTGGGATTACCACATGGAAAGACGCCGTTGAATTCATGGCGTTGGGGTCAAACGCGGTGCAGGTCTGCACGGCTGCAATGATTTATGGTTTCCGCGTTGTCGATGATCTGATCGATGGCATGAGCCAGTGGATGGATGACAAGGGGTACACCAGTGTCGAACAGTTCACGCGTGCGGCCGTGCCGCAGGTCGCGAACTGGAACGAGCTTAACATGAATTTCGATACCAAGGCGGTGATCAACCCCGACAATTGTATCGAATGTGGTCGTTGTCATATCGCGTGCGAGGATACATCACATCAGGCGATTGCGATGAATGTGAAGGAAGACGGACACCGTGAGTTTGTTGTCATCGACGAGGAATGTGTTGGTTGCAACCTTTGCTATCACATTTGTCCGGTGCCTGATTGCATCACCATGGAGCCGGTCAAAACTGACAAGCCTTACATGACCTGGCCGGAACATCCGCTTAACCCGATGCGGCAGGCTGCCGAGTAA
- a CDS encoding NAD(P)-dependent oxidoreductase, whose protein sequence is MTILQGKQVSKSGAIHGPGHIGHNDTDDGFSDLHPAYSTLQAMAESNRCLYCYDAPCVTACPTSIDIPGFIRKISTGNPDGAAKTILSANIMGGTCARACPTEVLCEQACVRNVSEDVAVEIGSLQRFAVDHLMARADLPHPFKRAPSTGKQIAVVGAGPAGLSCAHRAAMLGHDVTVFEAKAKPGGLNEYGLAAYKMTNDFAQREVEFLLGIGGIRIEYGKALGRDITLGALRDGYDAVFVGVGLGATNELGLPGEAFDGVDDAIAFIEQLRQTEPKSDMPVGNNVIVIGGGNTAVDAAIQAKRLGADEVTLVYRRGAEHMSATEYEQELAKINGVIVRHWAKPIAIKANGKLIGMEFEKTELRDGKLVGTGEKFEIRADQILKAIGQRIKTDDLAGMEIAGGKIVVDENYQTTASGIFAGGDCIKSGEDLTVQSVEDGKQAAIAIDAFLKTA, encoded by the coding sequence ATGACCATCTTGCAGGGCAAGCAAGTTTCGAAATCAGGTGCGATCCATGGCCCGGGTCATATCGGCCATAATGATACCGATGACGGATTTTCCGATCTGCATCCGGCCTATTCCACCTTGCAGGCCATGGCCGAAAGCAATCGCTGCCTGTATTGCTATGACGCGCCATGCGTTACAGCATGCCCGACATCAATTGATATTCCGGGCTTTATCCGCAAAATCAGCACCGGCAACCCGGACGGGGCGGCAAAAACCATCCTGTCGGCCAACATCATGGGTGGCACCTGTGCACGTGCCTGCCCGACGGAAGTGCTGTGCGAACAGGCCTGTGTGCGTAATGTGTCCGAAGATGTCGCCGTCGAAATCGGTAGCCTGCAACGTTTTGCGGTTGATCATCTGATGGCGCGAGCTGATTTGCCCCATCCATTCAAACGTGCACCTTCGACTGGCAAGCAGATTGCTGTGGTCGGCGCTGGTCCAGCGGGGCTTTCGTGCGCACATCGGGCGGCGATGCTGGGCCATGATGTCACGGTGTTCGAAGCCAAGGCGAAGCCGGGCGGGTTGAATGAATATGGTCTTGCGGCTTACAAAATGACCAATGATTTCGCCCAGCGCGAGGTTGAATTCCTTTTGGGCATCGGCGGCATCCGGATCGAATATGGCAAGGCGCTTGGCCGTGACATTACGCTTGGGGCTTTGCGTGACGGATATGACGCCGTTTTTGTCGGTGTGGGGCTTGGTGCGACCAACGAACTTGGCCTGCCGGGCGAGGCATTTGACGGTGTAGATGATGCGATTGCCTTTATCGAGCAGCTTCGTCAGACCGAACCGAAATCCGATATGCCGGTTGGCAATAATGTGATCGTGATTGGTGGTGGCAACACTGCAGTTGATGCCGCCATTCAGGCCAAACGCCTTGGTGCCGACGAAGTCACATTGGTCTATCGCCGTGGGGCCGAACATATGTCGGCGACCGAATATGAACAGGAATTGGCCAAGATCAATGGAGTGATTGTGCGCCACTGGGCCAAGCCGATTGCGATCAAGGCAAATGGTAAACTCATCGGCATGGAGTTCGAGAAAACGGAACTTCGGGACGGCAAGCTTGTCGGTACCGGCGAGAAGTTTGAAATCCGCGCCGATCAGATACTGAAGGCCATCGGGCAGAGAATCAAAACAGATGACCTTGCCGGAATGGAAATTGCCGGGGGCAAGATCGTGGTCGATGAAAATTACCAGACAACCGCCTCTGGCATCTTTGCCGGTGGGGATTGCATCAAAAGTGGCGAGGACCTGACAGTTCAGTCGGTTGAAGACGGCAAACAGGCCGCGATTGCCATCGATGCGTTCCTTAAAACCGCATAA
- a CDS encoding Lrp/AsnC ligand binding domain-containing protein, whose translation MGVLDKIDLAVLCEVAVNGRITVTDLAHRVGLSKTPCALRLRRLEESEHILGYRAILHPEKMGASHIAFVQVILTDTKTEALNAFNKAVRDVPEIEQCHMIAGAFDYLIKVRSRDIGDYRRVLGEKISELPYVSHTSTFVVMEAVKDSYSL comes from the coding sequence ATGGGTGTTTTGGACAAGATTGATCTGGCGGTTCTGTGCGAAGTTGCTGTGAATGGCCGGATTACGGTTACGGATCTGGCGCATCGCGTCGGACTATCGAAAACACCCTGTGCCCTGCGTCTGCGACGGCTGGAAGAAAGTGAACACATCCTTGGTTATCGGGCGATCCTTCATCCGGAAAAAATGGGGGCCAGCCATATTGCGTTTGTTCAGGTGATCCTGACCGATACCAAGACCGAGGCGCTTAATGCATTCAACAAGGCCGTGCGGGACGTGCCTGAAATCGAGCAATGCCACATGATCGCGGGGGCGTTTGACTACCTGATCAAGGTGCGCAGCCGTGATATTGGTGATTATCGCCGTGTGCTGGGCGAGAAGATTTCCGAACTGCCATATGTGTCGCACACATCGACCTTTGTTGTGATGGAAGCAGTCAAGGACAGCTATTCGTTATAG
- a CDS encoding universal stress protein: MSQTPSVKPILIGYDGTEAADRAVQFTANRAATEGCPVHVIYVLEWSPYSFLSAQELEERHQRRTEELSRAEATLAPALRVFTDRNIPMTYEVRYGHSGELICQIAKEKKATQIVLGRKGGTALGARLLGSLALTLVQASPVPVTVVP, translated from the coding sequence ATGTCACAGACACCATCCGTGAAGCCGATCCTGATTGGCTATGACGGGACAGAGGCAGCAGACCGCGCGGTTCAATTTACCGCCAACCGGGCCGCCACCGAAGGATGCCCGGTACATGTCATCTATGTTCTGGAATGGTCGCCATACAGCTTTCTGTCGGCCCAGGAACTTGAAGAACGCCATCAACGCCGAACCGAAGAACTTTCCCGTGCCGAGGCCACCCTTGCCCCGGCACTTCGTGTTTTTACCGACCGCAATATCCCAATGACCTACGAGGTCAGATACGGCCATTCCGGCGAACTGATCTGCCAGATCGCCAAGGAAAAGAAAGCCACACAGATCGTCCTTGGCCGAAAGGGCGGCACAGCCCTTGGCGCGCGATTACTGGGCAGCCTTGCCCTGACACTGGTTCAGGCCAGTCCCGTGCCCGTTACCGTGGTGCCCTGA
- a CDS encoding alanine/glycine:cation symporter family protein, whose amino-acid sequence MSCQYRVPAWAAGITATIFPFMAMAQEGSLDQRINETVAPISNVIAGTIFYSVPIAGNDFPLIVGWLVIAAAIFTLYFGFVQFRKFGHAIALVKGDYSHPDDAGEVSHFQALATALSGTVGLGNIAGVAVAVSIGGPGATFWMILAGLMGMASKFTECTLGVKYRNEYPDGRVSGGPMYYLSKGLAEKGKPGLGKALAILFSICCIGGAVGGGNMFQANQAFQQVVNVTGGENSFLAGSGWLFGLIMAVIVGSVIIGGIKSIAKVTEKIVPFMAVIYVTAGLVIIISNIDMVGQAFSDIFVGAFTGAGVAGGVVGALIQGFKRAAFSNEAGIGSAAIAHSAVRTKEPVTEGYVALLEPFIDTVVICTMTALVITISGELNSGLTGVELTSAAFASAFTWFPLVLALAVVLFAFSTMLSWSYYGLKAWTYLVGEGKGKEIIFKLFFCLCVIVGASMSLGPVIDFSDSMIFAMAIPNVIGLYLLMSVVRGEVNQYWAKIDRGEIRKVDKSAAAEAEA is encoded by the coding sequence ATGTCTTGCCAGTACAGAGTCCCGGCGTGGGCCGCGGGCATAACGGCGACTATTTTCCCCTTCATGGCGATGGCGCAGGAAGGGTCGCTTGACCAGCGCATCAACGAAACCGTTGCGCCGATCTCAAATGTCATTGCCGGTACAATTTTCTATTCCGTCCCCATCGCGGGGAATGATTTCCCGCTGATCGTCGGCTGGCTTGTAATTGCCGCCGCTATTTTCACGCTTTATTTCGGCTTCGTGCAATTCCGCAAATTCGGCCATGCGATTGCATTGGTGAAAGGTGATTATTCACATCCCGATGACGCGGGCGAAGTTTCGCATTTTCAGGCATTGGCAACAGCCCTGTCAGGTACCGTTGGCCTTGGCAATATTGCCGGTGTTGCCGTCGCGGTTTCCATCGGCGGACCGGGGGCGACATTCTGGATGATTCTTGCCGGTTTGATGGGCATGGCGTCGAAATTCACCGAATGCACATTAGGGGTCAAATATCGCAATGAATATCCCGATGGGCGCGTATCGGGCGGGCCTATGTATTACCTGTCCAAAGGATTGGCCGAAAAAGGCAAACCCGGATTGGGCAAGGCGCTCGCCATCCTCTTTTCGATCTGCTGCATCGGTGGTGCCGTTGGCGGCGGCAACATGTTTCAGGCCAATCAGGCCTTCCAGCAGGTCGTCAATGTTACCGGTGGTGAAAACAGCTTCCTTGCCGGAAGCGGCTGGCTATTCGGCCTGATCATGGCCGTCATCGTTGGCTCGGTCATCATTGGCGGCATCAAATCGATTGCCAAGGTCACCGAAAAAATCGTGCCTTTCATGGCGGTGATTTATGTAACCGCCGGGCTGGTTATTATCATCAGCAATATCGACATGGTCGGTCAGGCGTTTAGCGACATTTTCGTCGGGGCCTTTACCGGGGCCGGTGTGGCCGGTGGCGTTGTCGGGGCCTTGATCCAGGGCTTCAAACGTGCAGCCTTTTCCAACGAGGCCGGTATTGGTTCGGCTGCCATCGCCCATTCGGCAGTTCGCACCAAGGAACCGGTGACAGAAGGTTATGTCGCCCTGCTTGAACCGTTTATCGATACTGTTGTGATCTGCACCATGACCGCCCTTGTCATTACCATCAGCGGCGAACTCAATTCCGGCCTGACCGGTGTTGAACTGACATCGGCGGCATTTGCATCAGCCTTTACATGGTTTCCTCTGGTACTGGCACTTGCCGTGGTCCTGTTTGCCTTTTCAACCATGCTGTCATGGTCCTATTACGGCCTGAAAGCCTGGACCTATCTTGTGGGAGAAGGCAAAGGCAAGGAGATCATCTTCAAGCTGTTCTTCTGCCTGTGTGTCATTGTGGGTGCGAGCATGAGCCTCGGTCCCGTAATTGACTTCTCGGATTCCATGATCTTTGCCATGGCCATTCCGAACGTCATTGGCCTTTATCTGCTGATGTCGGTCGTACGCGGCGAAGTGAACCAATACTGGGCCAAAATCGACCGCGGCGAAATCCGCAAAGTCGACAAATCTGCTGCTGCCGAAGCAGAAGCCTGA
- a CDS encoding DHA2 family efflux MFS transporter permease subunit yields the protein MNAAATAASETTPLERGLTTVSIMLATIMQALDTTIANVALPHMQGSMAATQDQISWVLTSYIVAAAIMTPPTGFLASRFGRKKLFLVSVTGFTIASMLCGAAVSLPEMVVFRLLQGAFGAGLVPLSQAVLLDTYPKEKHGSAMAMWGMGVMLGPILGPTLGGYLTEYYNWRWVFYINLPVGLLALGGIMAFVPETDKRKGLSFDWFGFALLSLSIGALQMMLDRGESQNWFSSSEILIETALAAVCLYMFIVHMFTARNPFLEPGLFADRNFVIGLFFIFIVGVVLLATLALLPPFLQNLMGYPVVTAGMLLAPRGVGTMIAMMLVGRLIGKIDIRLLILFGLFMTALSLYQMMGFTTEVSEFTIIRTGTIQGVGLGFIFVPLSTITFATLDLHYRTEGTAMFSLMRNIGSSIGISVMTTMLTQNTQVMHASLAATLTPFRMALQSPWLPETWDWQSATGAVTLNQVVTAQANTVAYLNDFQAMMWIVIAVVPLLLLMQGPKRKAPSRDGHMEVME from the coding sequence ATGAATGCAGCCGCCACGGCGGCCAGCGAGACCACGCCGCTTGAACGCGGTCTGACCACCGTTTCGATCATGCTTGCGACGATCATGCAGGCACTTGATACCACTATTGCAAACGTTGCCCTGCCGCATATGCAGGGTAGTATGGCCGCCACACAGGATCAGATTTCCTGGGTGCTGACATCCTATATCGTTGCCGCCGCTATTATGACGCCCCCGACGGGCTTTCTGGCGTCACGGTTTGGTCGCAAGAAGCTGTTTCTGGTGTCTGTCACCGGTTTTACCATTGCCTCCATGTTGTGCGGGGCGGCTGTTTCCCTGCCGGAAATGGTTGTGTTTCGCTTGTTGCAAGGTGCATTTGGTGCCGGGTTGGTTCCGCTGTCGCAGGCAGTTTTGCTTGATACATACCCCAAGGAAAAGCATGGCTCGGCCATGGCGATGTGGGGCATGGGTGTGATGCTAGGCCCGATCCTTGGACCGACACTGGGTGGGTATTTGACCGAGTATTACAATTGGCGCTGGGTGTTTTACATCAATCTGCCCGTTGGTCTTTTGGCCCTTGGCGGGATCATGGCCTTTGTGCCCGAAACCGATAAACGAAAGGGGCTTTCATTTGACTGGTTCGGTTTTGCGTTGCTGAGCCTTTCGATTGGCGCGTTGCAGATGATGCTTGATCGCGGGGAAAGCCAGAACTGGTTTTCGTCGTCGGAAATCCTGATTGAAACGGCCTTGGCGGCGGTGTGCCTTTATATGTTCATCGTGCATATGTTTACGGCCAGAAATCCGTTTCTGGAGCCGGGGCTGTTTGCGGACCGGAACTTTGTTATCGGGTTGTTCTTTATCTTTATCGTCGGTGTGGTGTTGCTTGCGACATTGGCATTATTGCCGCCGTTCTTGCAAAATCTGATGGGATATCCGGTGGTGACGGCAGGGATGCTGCTTGCGCCGCGCGGGGTTGGCACGATGATCGCCATGATGCTTGTCGGGCGGTTGATCGGCAAAATCGATATCCGGCTTCTGATCCTGTTTGGCCTGTTCATGACAGCCTTGTCACTTTACCAGATGATGGGCTTTACGACCGAGGTCAGCGAATTCACGATCATCCGCACCGGGACCATTCAGGGGGTCGGGCTTGGGTTTATTTTCGTGCCGCTCAGCACGATTACCTTTGCCACCCTTGATCTGCATTATCGTACCGAAGGTACGGCGATGTTCAGCCTGATGCGCAATATAGGATCAAGCATCGGCATTTCAGTGATGACCACGATGCTGACGCAGAATACGCAGGTAATGCATGCAAGCCTCGCTGCGACCCTGACGCCATTCCGGATGGCGTTGCAAAGCCCGTGGCTGCCCGAAACTTGGGACTGGCAGAGTGCGACCGGTGCAGTCACCCTTAATCAGGTTGTGACCGCACAGGCCAATACGGTTGCCTATCTGAATGATTTTCAGGCGATGATGTGGATCGTGATTGCAGTGGTGCCCTTGCTGCTTTTGATGCAGGGGCCAAAGCGCAAGGCGCCGTCTCGTGACGGGCATATGGAAGTTATGGAATAG
- a CDS encoding HlyD family secretion protein: MTEKNENAGASAGNGHNVAKRKKHWLRPVLLLAGPLAVIVGGAYWYYSGGRFVGTENAYIHADMVAISPQIDGPISEILIHENQRVEKGDVLFRIDPRPYQIAVERAHANLAATAQEIEALKQSYEELQGSLELAKINLDFAKKKYDRQAALRKSNVASQASFDEAQNALLAAKQRIVLDQRAMKTTLAKLGGNYDTPITDLPQYQQAKYALDQAELDLAHTEITAPFRGVISNKPEEGAYAKAGQAMASLVSSDAVWIDANFKEVDLTYLEPGQEAEISVDAYPGKVWHGVVHSVAPATGAEFSVIPAQNATGNWVKVVQRVPVRIAVDIENGGPELRAGMSTEVEVDTHHKRELPAFAAVALGWIGINQAEAGTQGAVQ, from the coding sequence ATGACCGAGAAAAATGAAAATGCTGGCGCATCTGCCGGTAACGGACACAATGTTGCCAAACGCAAGAAACACTGGTTGCGTCCCGTATTGCTTCTGGCCGGACCACTTGCGGTGATTGTCGGCGGGGCATACTGGTATTATTCCGGCGGGCGGTTTGTCGGCACGGAAAACGCCTATATCCATGCCGATATGGTTGCGATCAGTCCGCAGATTGACGGACCGATCAGCGAAATCCTGATCCATGAAAACCAGCGGGTGGAAAAGGGAGACGTCTTGTTTCGCATTGATCCGCGCCCCTATCAGATTGCAGTTGAACGTGCACATGCCAACCTTGCCGCCACTGCGCAGGAGATCGAGGCGCTGAAGCAAAGCTATGAAGAGCTTCAGGGCAGTCTTGAACTGGCGAAGATCAATCTGGATTTTGCCAAAAAGAAATATGACCGGCAGGCGGCATTGCGCAAAAGCAATGTCGCGTCGCAGGCATCCTTCGATGAAGCCCAAAATGCGCTTTTGGCAGCAAAGCAGCGCATCGTCCTTGATCAACGGGCGATGAAAACCACATTGGCGAAGCTCGGCGGAAATTACGACACACCGATTACGGATTTGCCGCAATATCAGCAGGCCAAATACGCGCTTGATCAGGCCGAACTTGATCTTGCCCATACCGAAATTACCGCCCCGTTCCGCGGTGTGATCAGCAACAAACCCGAAGAAGGTGCCTATGCCAAGGCAGGGCAGGCGATGGCGAGCCTTGTTTCGAGCGATGCCGTCTGGATTGATGCCAATTTCAAGGAAGTTGATCTGACTTATCTTGAACCGGGACAGGAAGCCGAGATTTCGGTCGATGCCTATCCGGGCAAGGTCTGGCACGGTGTGGTTCATTCGGTTGCCCCGGCTACCGGTGCAGAATTTTCGGTGATTCCAGCCCAGAATGCGACGGGCAACTGGGTGAAGGTCGTGCAACGGGTCCCGGTGCGGATCGCCGTTGACATAGAAAATGGCGGTCCTGAATTGCGGGCTGGCATGAGCACCGAGGTCGAGGTGGATACCCATCACAAACGCGAACTGCCGGCCTTTGCCGCCGTCGCACTTGGCTGGATCGGGATCAATCAGGCCGAAGCTGGTACCCAAGGGGCCGTGCAATGA
- a CDS encoding MarR family transcriptional regulator, translated as MASFSDPKQNIGFLMKDVTRLMRRNFMRHAGDFGLTQAQMQAMAYVARKEGIRQVALAEMLEIQPITTARLIDKLVEEGLVERRPDPDDRRAVQLYVTAKATELLERIMVVAASAREEAMIGITPEMQEMLISVLGKMHENLMAAEPPQKTPESAPAKTKKSKD; from the coding sequence TTGGCGTCTTTTAGCGATCCAAAACAGAATATCGGCTTCCTGATGAAGGACGTGACCCGCCTGATGCGGCGTAATTTCATGCGTCATGCTGGTGATTTCGGCCTGACGCAGGCGCAGATGCAGGCCATGGCCTATGTCGCGCGCAAGGAAGGCATCCGGCAGGTCGCCTTGGCAGAAATGCTCGAAATCCAGCCCATCACGACGGCGCGTCTGATCGACAAGCTGGTTGAGGAAGGGCTGGTTGAACGCCGTCCGGACCCCGATGATCGTCGTGCGGTGCAGCTTTATGTAACCGCAAAGGCAACCGAGTTGCTGGAACGGATCATGGTTGTTGCGGCATCTGCCCGCGAAGAGGCGATGATCGGTATCACGCCGGAAATGCAGGAAATGCTGATTTCCGTTCTTGGAAAGATGCATGAAAACCTGATGGCGGCCGAACCGCCACAGAAAACGCCCGAAAGCGCCCCTGCCAAAACGAAAAAGTCAAAAGACTGA